Proteins encoded in a region of the Candidatus Brocadia sp. genome:
- a CDS encoding DUF1722 domain-containing protein has protein sequence MHEKIKIGISSCLLGEKVRYDGGHKLDRFITDTLGQYFKWVPVCPECEYGLPVPREPLRLVGRPETPRLITIRTGIDHTEKMLQWAEKKLGELEQENLCGFIFKSKSPSSGIVGIKVYTPSGIPSQRGTGIFGGAFMRHFPLTPVIDDGRLHNPQLRENFIENVFVFQRWQKIQKSKSINDLVEFHTNHKLLMLAHSPKHYTSLGQLVASAKRVKREDLFSAYIQGFTEGMRFLATPKKNANVLLHISGYFKKLISADEKQELLEIIENYRMCFIPLIVPITLVKHYLRKYNIVYLQRQHYLNPHPMELMLRNHV, from the coding sequence ATGCATGAAAAAATCAAAATAGGCATCAGCTCCTGTTTGCTTGGTGAAAAGGTGCGTTATGACGGCGGACACAAACTTGACCGCTTTATAACGGATACCCTTGGGCAGTATTTCAAATGGGTGCCTGTTTGCCCTGAATGTGAATACGGACTTCCCGTACCAAGGGAACCTTTACGCCTGGTGGGAAGACCGGAAACTCCGCGGCTCATAACCATCAGGACCGGTATTGACCATACGGAAAAGATGCTACAGTGGGCAGAGAAAAAACTCGGAGAATTAGAACAGGAAAATCTCTGCGGTTTCATCTTTAAGAGCAAATCCCCAAGTTCCGGCATTGTCGGTATCAAAGTATATACTCCGTCTGGTATACCCAGTCAACGCGGCACTGGCATCTTTGGCGGTGCTTTCATGAGACACTTTCCACTCACCCCGGTAATTGATGACGGACGTCTCCACAACCCCCAGTTAAGGGAAAATTTTATTGAGAATGTTTTTGTTTTTCAGCGATGGCAGAAGATACAGAAATCTAAGAGCATTAACGACCTGGTTGAGTTTCATACCAACCACAAACTTCTGATGCTGGCTCATAGTCCAAAGCATTACACATCCCTGGGTCAACTCGTGGCAAGTGCAAAAAGGGTAAAGCGGGAAGACCTGTTTTCTGCATATATTCAGGGTTTCACGGAAGGAATGAGATTCCTTGCAACGCCAAAGAAGAACGCAAATGTCCTGTTGCATATTTCAGGATACTTTAAAAAACTTATATCGGCTGATGAAAAGCAGGAATTACTTGAAATTATTGAAAATTATCGCATGTGTTTTATTCCACTAATTGTTCCCATCACCCTGGTAAAACATTACCTCAGAAAATACAACATCGTTTATTTACAAAGACAGCACTATCTCAATCCCCATCCGATGGAACTCATGCTGCGAAACCATGTATAA
- a CDS encoding GxxExxY protein has product MPDFIVYNEVIVEIKAEKSLTRVDEAQVINSLVISRHDIGLLLNFGEESLCYKKFIS; this is encoded by the coding sequence ATCCCTGATTTCATTGTTTATAATGAAGTAATCGTTGAAATAAAAGCTGAGAAATCTTTAACGAGGGTTGACGAAGCACAGGTGATAAATAGCCTTGTTATTAGTCGTCATGATATAGGATTACTTCTAAATTTTGGTGAAGAGTCTCTTTGTTATAAGAAATTCATAAGTTAG
- a CDS encoding catalase has protein sequence MEDEKKKLTNNAGAPVPDNQNVMTAGPRGPMLLQDVWFLEKLAHFDREVIPERRMHAKGSGAYGTFTVTHDITRYTKAKIFSQIGKKTDLFTRFSTVAGERGSADAERDIRGFAVKFYTEEGNWDLVGNNTPVFFLRDPLKFPDLNHAVKRDPRTNLRSARNNWDFWTSLPEALHQITIVMSDRGIPASYRHMHGFGSHTFSLINAKGDRHWVKFHLVCQQGIKNLTDAQAEAIIGNDRDSHQRDLYESIERRDFPRWKLFIQVMTEKDAVACPYNPFDLTKVWFHKDYPLIEVGIMELNRNPENYFAEVEQSAFNPANVVPGIGFSPDKMLQGRLFSYGDAQRYRLGVNHHLIPVNASRCPFHSYHRDGAMRVDGNYGGTPGYEPNSYGEWKQQPEFAEPSLGLEGSADHWNHREDEDYFSQPGMLFRLMSPEQQEALFSNTARALADTPKEIKIRHVGHCLKADPAYGKGVADAIGISISEINQIGNTIS, from the coding sequence ATGGAAGACGAAAAGAAGAAACTGACCAACAACGCTGGAGCCCCCGTTCCGGACAATCAGAATGTAATGACCGCTGGACCACGTGGCCCGATGCTGCTGCAGGATGTCTGGTTCCTGGAAAAGCTCGCACACTTCGACCGAGAAGTCATCCCTGAGCGGAGAATGCACGCAAAGGGTTCTGGCGCATACGGTACCTTTACCGTCACCCACGACATCACCCGTTATACAAAAGCAAAGATTTTCTCCCAAATTGGGAAAAAGACCGATCTTTTCACCCGTTTTTCAACGGTGGCAGGGGAGCGTGGCTCGGCAGACGCAGAGCGAGACATTCGGGGCTTTGCCGTCAAGTTCTACACGGAGGAGGGTAACTGGGACCTCGTAGGGAACAACACGCCCGTCTTTTTTCTGCGGGATCCCCTGAAGTTTCCCGACCTCAACCACGCCGTAAAGCGAGATCCCCGAACAAATCTGCGCAGCGCCCGCAACAACTGGGATTTCTGGACTTCGCTTCCTGAGGCACTACACCAAATCACCATTGTCATGAGTGACCGTGGTATACCTGCTTCCTACCGCCACATGCACGGATTCGGCAGCCACACATTCAGCCTCATCAACGCCAAAGGCGATCGGCACTGGGTTAAGTTCCATCTGGTCTGCCAGCAGGGCATTAAGAACCTGACCGATGCGCAGGCCGAGGCAATCATCGGGAATGACCGGGATAGCCATCAGCGTGACCTTTATGAAAGCATCGAGAGGCGGGATTTCCCCCGGTGGAAGCTTTTCATTCAGGTAATGACGGAGAAGGATGCAGTTGCCTGCCCGTACAACCCCTTCGACCTCACAAAGGTGTGGTTCCACAAGGACTACCCCCTCATCGAAGTGGGAATAATGGAGCTGAATCGCAACCCTGAAAACTACTTCGCCGAAGTGGAGCAGTCGGCCTTCAACCCGGCGAATGTGGTGCCCGGCATCGGCTTCTCGCCGGACAAGATGCTGCAGGGACGCCTCTTCTCTTACGGCGACGCCCAACGCTACCGTCTCGGTGTGAACCATCATCTGATCCCTGTAAATGCCTCACGTTGTCCCTTCCATAGCTATCACCGCGACGGAGCTATGCGGGTTGATGGCAACTATGGCGGTACTCCCGGTTACGAGCCCAACAGTTACGGCGAATGGAAGCAGCAGCCGGAATTCGCCGAGCCTTCCCTCGGCCTGGAGGGATCAGCTGACCACTGGAATCACCGGGAGGATGAGGACTACTTCAGCCAGCCCGGCATGCTGTTCCGTCTCATGAGCCCCGAGCAGCAAGAGGCCCTCTTCAGTAACACTGCACGCGCCCTGGCAGACACACCAAAGGAAATCAAAATTCGCCATGTAGGACACTGCCTGAAGGCCGATCCTGCCTATGGCAAAGGGGTAGCTGATGCGATTGGTATATCGATCAGCGAAATAAATCAAATAGGAAACACTATCAGCTAA
- a CDS encoding V-type ATP synthase subunit D, which produces MKLQINATRMEFFKLRRRLSLAMRGHKLLKDKNEGLMKEFLTLVRTYKEVRQRLDADLPNRMKMFLLAQITSSSHCITTALEQSKGTLELKILERSILNIKVPIFEVSLTENTSYSLMDTPVELDDAIRQLKEFFSSIVKTAELEQSMRLLAKEIGKIRRRINALEYILIPQLQDSIKFIKSKLDEMERSNISRLMKIKEMLVSKTR; this is translated from the coding sequence ATGAAATTACAAATTAATGCAACCAGGATGGAGTTTTTTAAGTTACGCCGAAGACTTTCTCTGGCCATGCGCGGGCACAAACTCCTGAAAGATAAAAACGAAGGTCTGATGAAAGAGTTTTTAACTTTGGTGAGGACGTACAAAGAAGTCCGTCAAAGATTGGATGCAGATTTACCCAATCGTATGAAAATGTTTCTCCTTGCGCAGATTACCTCTTCCTCCCATTGTATAACCACTGCTTTGGAGCAATCGAAAGGAACATTAGAACTCAAGATTCTTGAGAGAAGCATACTGAATATTAAAGTACCCATATTTGAGGTGTCCTTAACCGAAAATACCTCTTATAGTCTTATGGATACACCTGTAGAACTTGACGATGCCATTAGACAACTTAAGGAATTTTTTTCTTCTATTGTAAAGACAGCTGAACTTGAGCAATCCATGCGTTTGCTGGCAAAAGAGATAGGAAAGATCCGCAGGAGAATAAACGCCCTGGAATATATATTAATTCCACAATTACAGGATTCCATAAAATTCATCAAGTCAAAATTGGACGAAATGGAACGTTCCAATATAAGCAGGCTCATGAAGATAAAAGAGATGCTGGTCTCAAAAACACGGTAG
- a CDS encoding V-type ATP synthase subunit B, which produces MFKEYLNIRDIIGPLVLLQDVEGVSYGELAEIKLISGEVRRGRVLEIADRKALIQVFEGTQGIARDNAKVKFLGKGMEIGVSPDIIGRIFNGAGKTIDEGPPIIPTKFLNINGNPINPCARDYPKEFIQTGVSAIDGMNSLVRGQKLPIFSGAGLPHAKIAAQIARQASVLQAEEKFAVIFAAMGITFEESDYFITGFKRTGAIERAVLFINLADDPTIERIAVPRMALTVAEYLAYEQDAHILVILTDMTNYCDALREISAARKEMPGRRGYPGYLYTDLATLYERAGRIKGKKGSITQIPILTMPEDDKTHPIPDLTGYITEGQLILSRLLHSQGIYPPIDVLPSLSRLKDKGIGKDRTREDHFDVVNQLYAAYARGKNVKELAVVLGEAALTPMDVQYIKFSELFEKIFLQQGEEEDRTIEETLNLGWKILGFLPKTELKRIKQEYIEKYYKPLSSETYLELMGTQISADIR; this is translated from the coding sequence TTGTTTAAGGAATATTTGAACATTCGAGATATCATCGGCCCACTTGTCCTGTTACAGGATGTAGAAGGGGTTTCTTATGGCGAACTTGCCGAAATAAAATTAATCAGTGGTGAGGTGCGGCGTGGGAGAGTACTGGAGATCGCAGACCGAAAGGCCCTCATTCAGGTATTTGAAGGAACACAGGGAATCGCCAGGGATAATGCGAAAGTAAAATTCCTGGGTAAAGGGATGGAGATTGGTGTATCGCCCGATATTATAGGAAGGATCTTCAATGGTGCAGGTAAAACGATTGATGAAGGCCCCCCTATCATTCCGACTAAATTTTTAAATATCAACGGCAATCCGATCAATCCTTGCGCCAGAGATTATCCAAAAGAATTTATACAAACGGGCGTTTCTGCTATTGATGGGATGAATTCACTCGTACGTGGCCAAAAACTTCCAATTTTTTCAGGTGCCGGGCTTCCCCATGCAAAGATTGCCGCTCAGATAGCACGTCAGGCCAGTGTGCTTCAGGCCGAAGAAAAATTTGCAGTGATCTTTGCAGCCATGGGAATCACCTTTGAGGAGTCTGATTATTTTATAACGGGTTTTAAACGGACAGGCGCCATCGAGCGGGCGGTACTCTTCATTAATCTGGCTGATGATCCAACCATAGAGCGTATTGCCGTACCGCGTATGGCACTGACCGTAGCCGAATATCTTGCATACGAGCAGGATGCACACATTTTGGTCATACTCACGGATATGACAAACTATTGTGATGCCCTTCGTGAAATCTCTGCAGCGCGAAAAGAGATGCCAGGACGCCGTGGGTATCCAGGTTATTTATATACCGATCTTGCCACCCTCTATGAACGCGCAGGACGGATAAAAGGTAAAAAAGGTTCTATTACCCAGATACCCATCCTGACGATGCCGGAAGACGACAAGACACATCCTATCCCTGACCTCACAGGCTATATCACAGAAGGACAGCTCATCCTCAGCCGTTTACTCCATTCACAAGGTATATATCCTCCCATTGACGTCTTGCCCTCACTTTCCCGGCTCAAAGACAAAGGGATCGGTAAGGACAGGACACGGGAAGATCATTTTGACGTGGTAAATCAACTCTATGCGGCCTATGCCAGGGGAAAGAATGTCAAAGAACTGGCTGTGGTACTGGGAGAGGCAGCTTTGACACCCATGGATGTGCAGTATATAAAATTTTCCGAACTCTTTGAAAAAATATTTCTTCAACAGGGCGAGGAAGAGGATAGAACAATCGAAGAAACACTGAACCTTGGCTGGAAGATTTTAGGATTTTTACCGAAAACAGAATTAAAAAGGATTAAACAAGAATATATTGAAAAATATTACAAACCCTTATCCTCTGAAACATATTTGGAATTAATGGGAACGCAGATTTCCGCAGATATACGCTGA
- a CDS encoding V-type ATP synthase subunit A: MPNKGTIIKVSGPLVVAQGLSGTRIYDMVRVGRYKLFGEVVEIRGEEYSIQVYEETEGVGPGEPAYPTYGAFSVELGPGLIGRIYDGVQRPLDALNRLYGDYVVRGVEHPPLDRKKKWHFHPLKQTGDEVFPGDVIGYVQESKLVQHKIMVPMDIKGKLSMMEEKEATIEDVIARIETDTGTKELTMLQKWPVRQPREVKKKQHTTVPLVTGQRIIDMFFPVTKGGVACIPGPFGSGKTVIQHQLARWADADIIVYVGCGERGNEMTEVLIDFPVLKDPKTGEPLMERTVLIANTSNMPVAAREASIFTGITIAEYYRDMGYSVALMADSTSRWGEAMREMSGRLEEMPGEEGFPTYLGSRLASFYERAGNVVCLGSDGRQGSVSVVGAVSPPGGDLSEPVTQSTLRVVKAFWGLDDRLASQRQFPAINWLTSYSLYQDVMDEFSTIHVHKDWKAYRMKAMEILQKEAELEELVRLVGIESLSERDRLRMEVARIIREDFLYQNAYDLRDTYSSLKKQFLMLAIILKFYDMANELLQSHVELSAIISIPALSVIAQMRFITEENLDEFDKLETKMINELKELLRGREVLHQTDKITV, translated from the coding sequence ATGCCCAATAAAGGAACAATCATCAAGGTTTCTGGCCCCCTTGTCGTAGCCCAAGGATTAAGCGGTACACGAATATATGACATGGTTCGTGTAGGTCGTTACAAACTTTTTGGTGAAGTGGTGGAAATACGCGGTGAAGAATACTCCATCCAGGTCTATGAAGAAACAGAAGGCGTGGGCCCAGGAGAACCCGCCTATCCTACTTATGGCGCCTTTAGTGTAGAACTGGGGCCCGGACTCATCGGTAGAATTTATGATGGTGTCCAGAGACCCCTGGATGCGCTGAATCGTTTATATGGTGATTACGTTGTAAGAGGAGTTGAACATCCACCGCTGGATAGGAAAAAGAAGTGGCATTTTCATCCTTTGAAACAGACTGGTGACGAAGTCTTTCCCGGCGATGTCATTGGATATGTCCAGGAATCAAAACTTGTACAACATAAGATCATGGTTCCAATGGATATTAAAGGAAAGCTTTCTATGATGGAAGAAAAAGAAGCAACGATAGAGGATGTCATTGCAAGGATTGAGACGGATACAGGAACCAAAGAGTTGACTATGCTCCAGAAGTGGCCGGTAAGACAACCGCGGGAGGTAAAGAAAAAACAACATACCACAGTTCCCCTGGTTACAGGCCAACGGATTATTGATATGTTTTTCCCTGTTACAAAGGGTGGCGTTGCCTGCATACCTGGTCCTTTTGGAAGTGGAAAGACTGTAATCCAGCATCAACTTGCCCGTTGGGCGGATGCAGATATAATTGTTTATGTAGGGTGTGGTGAACGCGGGAATGAAATGACAGAGGTGTTGATTGATTTCCCCGTCTTAAAGGACCCGAAAACGGGTGAACCTCTCATGGAGCGAACGGTATTGATTGCCAATACTTCTAATATGCCTGTAGCGGCACGGGAGGCGTCCATATTTACGGGAATTACTATTGCCGAGTATTACCGGGATATGGGGTACAGCGTTGCCCTCATGGCCGATTCCACCTCTCGTTGGGGCGAGGCCATGCGTGAGATGTCCGGTCGGCTTGAAGAGATGCCTGGCGAAGAAGGTTTTCCGACATATCTGGGTTCCAGACTTGCCAGTTTTTATGAGCGAGCGGGAAATGTGGTCTGTCTTGGTTCAGATGGACGGCAGGGAAGTGTAAGTGTGGTTGGGGCAGTCTCGCCCCCGGGAGGGGATTTGTCTGAACCAGTAACCCAAAGCACCTTGCGGGTTGTCAAGGCCTTCTGGGGACTCGATGACAGGCTGGCTTCTCAAAGACAATTCCCGGCGATTAATTGGTTGACCAGCTACTCCCTTTACCAAGATGTCATGGATGAGTTTTCTACTATTCATGTCCATAAGGACTGGAAGGCATATCGAATGAAGGCAATGGAAATATTACAAAAGGAGGCTGAACTGGAGGAATTAGTACGGTTAGTAGGTATAGAATCCCTTTCCGAAAGGGATCGACTCCGCATGGAAGTCGCCCGGATAATCCGCGAAGATTTTCTGTATCAGAATGCCTATGATCTCCGTGATACGTATAGTTCCCTGAAAAAACAGTTCCTTATGTTAGCCATAATTCTCAAATTTTATGACATGGCAAATGAATTGTTGCAATCGCACGTTGAGCTTTCAGCCATAATCTCCATACCGGCCTTATCAGTCATTGCCCAAATGCGGTTTATCACAGAAGAGAATCTTGATGAGTTTGATAAACTGGAAACGAAGATGATAAATGAATTAAAAGAATTACTACGAGGTAGAGAGGTATTACACCAGACAGATAAAATAACCGTTTGA